One segment of Haloplanus natans DSM 17983 DNA contains the following:
- a CDS encoding CheR family methyltransferase: MSETTDAFDRLLAHLAAELDFESSYYNESYLDRRISARMRRRDVEGYDEYLDLVRSDPEEPGALLDSLSINVTSFYRNPEAWEPIRDALRTVTAGRGRTTVWSAPCSDGREPYSLAMLALDDDEIRTRRLDIVGTDINEDVLERARAGVYRTTKTRDVASELEPLDDAERYVDREDDTFAVRDEVKELVTFEQHDLIADEPKGGVDLALCRNLLIYINTESKRAVVDTVLSSLREGGYLVIGMTETLPRGSRDAVETVDKRRRVYRRT, encoded by the coding sequence ATGAGCGAGACAACCGACGCCTTCGACCGGCTGCTCGCCCACCTCGCGGCGGAACTGGACTTCGAGTCGTCGTACTACAACGAGTCGTATCTGGATCGCCGCATCTCCGCCCGGATGCGCCGGCGGGACGTGGAGGGCTACGACGAGTACCTCGACCTGGTGCGGTCCGATCCCGAGGAGCCGGGGGCGCTACTCGACTCCCTCTCGATCAACGTCACCAGCTTCTATCGCAACCCCGAGGCGTGGGAGCCGATCCGGGACGCGCTACGGACGGTGACGGCCGGCCGCGGCCGGACGACGGTGTGGAGCGCCCCCTGTTCGGACGGGCGGGAGCCGTACTCGCTGGCGATGCTTGCCCTCGACGACGACGAGATTCGCACCCGCCGGCTCGACATCGTGGGCACCGACATCAACGAAGACGTCCTCGAACGGGCGCGAGCGGGCGTCTACCGGACGACCAAGACACGGGACGTGGCAAGCGAACTCGAACCCCTCGACGACGCGGAGCGGTACGTGGACCGCGAGGACGACACCTTCGCCGTCCGCGACGAGGTGAAAGAGCTGGTGACGTTCGAACAGCACGACCTCATCGCGGACGAGCCGAAAGGGGGCGTTGATCTCGCGCTGTGTCGCAACCTTCTCATCTACATCAACACGGAGTCGAAGCGAGCGGTGGTCGATACGGTGCTCTCGTCGCTCCGCGAGGGCGGCTACCTCGTCATCGGGATGACGGAGACGCTACCACGAGGGAGCCGGGACGCGGTCGAAACGGTCGACAAACGGCGACGCGTCTACCGACGGACCTGA